Part of the Impatiens glandulifera chromosome 8, dImpGla2.1, whole genome shotgun sequence genome is shown below.
CAAAATGATATGAATTTTACAGATTAAACACAAATTGTATTGACAATTGAGTAACGAATTGCAGCTCGTGAGCGAAAGCGAGAAGTTGAGGATGGAGAAGCTGGAGGAGCTGAGTAAGAGCGTAGAAACAGTATCCTAAAAAGAGCTGTTTACTACCCTGATTTGCTCATAACATCTTAGGTTTAATGTGatgtatttacaaaaaaaaagaaaaaaaaggattcatctactattaatatatatgttcaGTGTTTTCGAgtctgttttcttttcttttttaccatcttcatcttcatctcttAGCTTTTTTGTCGGTTTTTTCTGCTTAAGTAAGGATATAAGGGGAAAGAAAAACCCTTTTAAGCATATGGTTGTAAATAAAACAGGTCTTAACTGAAAACTTAGTTATTTCTGAGATTTGCATTATACTATAGTGTGCCAATTTGGAAAAAAAGGTTGTGTTTCTTTAAGCAATATGTTATTCAGAAAACCTCGGAGATTTCATTGCGAGTTCCGGAGCTGAAGTTTAAGCTAAACAACATGTTCCGAGTGTTGAAAGGTTGGTTTGGTCTGTCTAAGGCGATTCACTAATATATTAGGTGTGGGTTTttgttaatattgtttttatggtCTGATTTAGCGATCGAATTTGACTCGACTAAGTGTGTGTAATGTTGTTTGATCTAAATCTAATTGGTATTAGGGTTTGTGGgtattggattttaggttttcattttcttcttcatggTTGTTGTTTGTTTGTATCTTTTTAGTAAGAAGAAAAAAGGGATGAAAGTAGACATGTTATTGCTTTCCAGAATGTGTGTTATCTAATTGGCTCTGTAAAGTGCCAAAGTACTTATGGCCATTattatttagtattattattatcaaatatcAGACAAGGGCCACACTGGAAAAAGCTTTGCTGTCTCACCACGTTATTGTAATGGATgacaatttttcttttatcttttttcattttttgtggTTTTTCTTAGATTAATTAGGGTTTCATGAAAATTCTTGTATGGAATTGGgggaaaaatcaatttttttttattaattttgattttagtaTACAATTTTGTATATGGATCATTTGAAAATTGGTAGAAGATGATTGAGGTTTCATTAAGGATGATGCTCTTCCTTGACTTCTTCTAATTGAGTTAGTTGGGAAGATTTGTCCTTAAAAGACAAAtgttacaatttattatatttttaaattaaaaaaagtaattatatttgTCCCATTTTAGAATTAGTTGATTTgatttattagaataattaactgctttaaaactaaattataataaagaCAAAGTCTTTGGTAGTGCaccatttttatttcttgaTAGTGGTTTTAGACTTCTAGTTGCTTGATAGTTttgacttttatttaattaaatttttaattaggttttggatCAAATAAGCTAATTTCTAATAATAGTATGTGTTTTGTTTCGAGTCAAGCCGAATCCAATATATCACACTCACCATAATTCCGGGCAATGATTCTCGCgagttcaataataaaaaaaatagaagctAGAACTGATGTTGTTATCATCTCGGTAGAAATTATATGGATGACCATTTAAATTCGCCTCAATATTTCCTATTCATATGGCGCTCCAATTTAAATGTTCTATTATGTCTTAGATTGGTGCTTTTTAAAAgtagatttaaatttaatctgaaaaaataaaaaagtgaacACTTACTAAGGTAATAATGATATTGAGGAGTGTTATATAAATGATGGgacaaacataaataaaatatagaataagaAAGAGGGTTGAATCCTACTTTGACTATTTTGTATTATCAAGTTTAAATATCAAATGTTACATGCttgtttaaatataagaaaattaagtTAAGAAGGTTTggtttatataagaaaattaggTTATGAAAGTTTGATTTGTGACCCAAATGAGCAAGAGTAACTTTTCtaacttaataattattttaaccatgttaaaatttattatattataaattagaataatatcttataacttttttattttatttttaatgtaggAAGCTAATCCCACATTTATTACCTCTCCTCAACCAAAGTCATTAATTTTAATGTCTTtgaacttattaaaaaaaaattattgttataatttattatttaatatcataaTTGGCTAAGTGGGTGCCGAAATCTGAATTTATTACACCAATAATTTGAGATTGTTCAAGATCATGATATCCATGAAgacttttgttattttttcttcagGAGAtgagaaatatcccaaaaaaactcaagaaaaagTATGGAAAAAAATTCTCCTTGAAtcaattgattaaatttattagaattaactgttttaattaaattgcaATAAGGACTAAAAAGTCTTTGGTAGTTGTTACACAAttacttgtttattttttttaatttagtgaaAGTGGGTCTAGTGGCTATTTAGTTGTTCACATTTTCTTTAGTTAATTTCTATATTAGGAATTTAAGTTGAAAACTCATTTGTAAGGctattaccattttttttttgtttttgtttatagtAATGGTTTGGTGtctttatattgattttttttcaaatagtttaTGTCGATTTTCAAGCTTCAACACTCATTTCGTAGTGATCCATTTAGTTTGATTGATTATAAGATTATACTCATTTTACTAGTGATCATCAATTCATTAATTGTTTAGTTTTAATCATTTGATAATACTTggcttaaattaataaaattcataacTTTATTATTCAAAcaccaattaattaaaaatgcaGTCGAGATTCTCTGTTATAAAATGCAGTCGAGATTCTCTGTTATGAAACTGTTGAATCCAAGTAAGATGACACAGACAACAGTTTCGTAACAGAGAATGTGgtcttatttttttaacctaGTTAATAAATTCGAATCAATTTCACGAAGGTTCAACTTaagcatgatatatatatttatattagttctTTTAAGCAATTGCTTGTGATTTAAACAAGTCAACAACTTTAGTTACCATTGAAAGTGATGCATTTCCTTAAATATATTCTCCACATCCTTTCTTAAATCTCACTCTTCATCCAATTTTATACAAGTAttctatattttcttatttgtttttatttttgtttattaaattccTTCTTTTAAGGACTCATAACCACCATTTTCCTATCAAACAAACAACCTACCCTTAGCATGAAATGAGGAATGACCCAttcaatgttattttttattcatgtcattttgttttttttctttgatttttttaatccaaatttaTTATGGAAAAGTGGATAGCATATTTAACCTAGTTTGTTTGGCTATCATTAATGGTGCAAAATATTCCAATACATGACATATGGATATCAAGAAAGCATTTGTTACAATGACATGAAAATGGAAATTTCTTGACATATACAAACAAATGGTGGAATTGGAATAACATGACAAATGACATAATTCAATAAATGACAAGagtattagtattattattctatatacTATCAAACTCAAGAACCATTTCACTTGTTGCAATGGTtctcaaaaatttattttgttacctATATTTAGAATGAGTTATATTGTCGAGATTTCTCATCGAACGATGAACTTTACCCTAATACTTATAGTCTTTGACATGTAGACTCTCGAAAGCACCTTCGACAAGCCCGGTGCCGCCTTGGTATTTTCCGAGGGTCGCCTCCGAGTTAGCCTTGCACCTCGTGAGTAAAGCTTGTTGACCTTTAgcaatattttcttcttttcccGCCCACGCTTTGATCGTGCTTTGTTGAAGAGCCCTACCAAACGAGAATGTCAATGTCCAAGGTTTCTTCACCGCCAACTTGTTCATCGCGTTTAGGTTCACGGTCGCTTCCTCCTCACTCTGTCCTCCGGACAAGAACACCACTGCTGGAACCGCGGGAGGCATGGTTCGCTGCAATGCACGAACCGTGTATTCCGCGATCACGTCGGGCGAAACCCTAGGGGCCTCAGAACCGGGGGTGACCATGTTCGGCTTCAAGAGGGTTCCCTCGAGACAAACGTGATGATCACTCAATGCCTTGTAAACCACGGCTAGCACCCGCTCGGTTACATCAGCGCACCTGTCGATGTCGTGTTTACCATCAACAAGTATCTCGGGCTCGACAATCGGGACTAGCCCGTTCTCCTGACAGATTATGGCGTAACGAGCCAAACCATTTGCGTTTTCATTCATCGAAAGCTGGGATGGCTCGTTCGGTCCAATGCTTAGGACCGCTCGCCACTTGGCAAACCTGGCACCGGCTTCGTAATACTTCTTGCAACGCTGAGCAAGATCGTCGAGACCCTGAGTGGTGGTCTCTCCATTTGTTCCCTTGAGCTCTATCGTGCCTTTGTCGACTTTGATTCCGGGTAGAACGCCTCCTTCTTTCATGACATCCACGAAAAGTTTACCCGCCGCGGTTTTTTGGTATAACGTTTCCTCGAAAAGGATGATTCCGCTAAGGTATTGAAGAGTATCGGGGGCGGTGAAGAGAAGTTCTCGAAAAATTCTTCTATTTGATTCATTGTTCTCGACGTTTATACTCGCGAGGCGTTTCCCAATCGTCCCGGTTGATTCGTCGGCGGCTAAGATTCCCTTGCCCGGGCTGCCGATATAGGCGGCATTGGCACAAAGCTCGTCTAAATTCGAATGAAATAGGTTATGATTTATGAAAATAGTAAATTGGAACTAAGGTAAGCTGATTTAGATATATGTAACAAAAAACTTACCATGGTATTTTCCCTTGTAGCAAGACATTTTGTGTCAAGAAATTTGTTAGATTGAGA
Proteins encoded:
- the LOC124913024 gene encoding fructose-bisphosphate aldolase 3, cytoplasmic-like, with amino-acid sequence MSCYKGKYHDELCANAAYIGSPGKGILAADESTGTIGKRLASINVENNESNRRIFRELLFTAPDTLQYLSGIILFEETLYQKTAAGKLFVDVMKEGGVLPGIKVDKGTIELKGTNGETTTQGLDDLAQRCKKYYEAGARFAKWRAVLSIGPNEPSQLSMNENANGLARYAIICQENGLVPIVEPEILVDGKHDIDRCADVTERVLAVVYKALSDHHVCLEGTLLKPNMVTPGSEAPRVSPDVIAEYTVRALQRTMPPAVPAVVFLSGGQSEEEATVNLNAMNKLAVKKPWTLTFSFGRALQQSTIKAWAGKEENIAKGQQALLTRCKANSEATLGKYQGGTGLVEGAFESLHVKDYKY